The Lonsdalea populi genome window below encodes:
- the tonB gene encoding TonB system transport protein TonB, with protein sequence MPQKKNFLTRRYSWPVIVSVAFHGSLVAAILYASPNRSAMVQQAPQPITMTLVAPAPVDAAPAPQPESAPQPEPEPEPEIQPPEPVPVPVAVPEPVPQPKPKPKPQPKPKPVKKKENPKPVEVPKASLFTSNEPTKAPNNAPVRQAPVASAPASGPRPLSRSQPEYPARAFALRVEGRVKVQFDIDGSGRVSDIRILSAEPKNMFERDIRQAMRKWRYEENKPSNNLVVTIVFKINGGAAME encoded by the coding sequence ATGCCGCAAAAAAAGAATTTCCTTACCCGCCGTTATTCATGGCCTGTGATCGTTTCCGTGGCATTTCACGGTTCTTTGGTCGCAGCCATACTGTATGCTTCGCCTAATCGCTCGGCTATGGTGCAGCAGGCGCCACAGCCTATCACCATGACGCTGGTTGCTCCGGCACCGGTTGATGCCGCACCTGCGCCTCAGCCGGAAAGTGCGCCGCAGCCTGAACCCGAGCCTGAGCCAGAAATTCAGCCGCCGGAGCCTGTGCCGGTTCCCGTCGCGGTCCCTGAACCCGTGCCGCAACCCAAACCGAAGCCCAAGCCGCAGCCGAAACCCAAGCCGGTGAAGAAAAAGGAAAACCCGAAGCCTGTTGAAGTGCCTAAGGCGTCACTTTTCACCAGCAACGAACCGACGAAGGCGCCGAATAACGCGCCGGTTCGTCAAGCCCCAGTGGCCAGCGCACCCGCCAGCGGCCCTCGGCCCTTGAGCCGCTCTCAGCCTGAATATCCGGCTCGGGCCTTTGCCCTGCGTGTGGAAGGTCGGGTGAAAGTTCAATTTGATATCGATGGTTCAGGTCGCGTCAGCGACATCCGTATTCTGTCTGCTGAGCCGAAGAATATGTTTGAGCGCGATATCCGGCAGGCGATGCGGAAGTGGCGATATGAAGAGAACAAGCCGTCTAACAATCTGGTGGTGACGATTGTCTTTAAAATCAACGGCGGGGCGGCAATGGAGTGA
- the oppF gene encoding murein tripeptide/oligopeptide ABC transporter ATP binding protein OppF — translation MISVEQRKTLLEVDCLKVHFDVRSEKQGFWQPSQKLKAVDGVSFRLYEGETLGIVGESGCGKSTLARAIIGLVKASGGRISWLGQDLQGFNDRQWHDARSDIQMIFQDPLASLNPRMTVGEIIAEPLRTYRPAHSRSEVKERVKAMMSKVGLLPSHINRYPHEFSGGQCQRIGIARAIILQPKLIICDEPVSALDVSIQAQVVNLLQQLQREMGLALIFIAHDLSVVKHISDRVLVMYLGHAVELGKDSALYRNPLHPYTRALMSAVPIPDPDKERNKQIQLLEGDLPSPINPPSGCVFRTRCPIVGPECSQTRPQLEGGIDHAVSCLKVESLS, via the coding sequence ATGATTTCGGTGGAACAACGTAAGACGCTGCTGGAGGTCGATTGCCTGAAAGTCCATTTCGATGTGCGCAGCGAAAAACAGGGGTTCTGGCAGCCGTCCCAAAAATTAAAAGCGGTGGACGGCGTCTCATTTCGTCTCTATGAAGGGGAAACGCTGGGCATTGTGGGTGAGTCCGGATGCGGCAAATCGACATTGGCGCGAGCCATCATCGGTCTGGTTAAGGCCAGTGGCGGCCGAATCAGCTGGCTGGGGCAGGATCTGCAGGGATTCAACGACCGGCAATGGCATGATGCGCGCAGTGATATCCAGATGATATTTCAGGACCCGCTGGCGTCGCTGAATCCTCGTATGACGGTGGGTGAAATCATCGCCGAACCACTGAGAACCTATCGTCCGGCGCATTCCCGATCGGAGGTCAAAGAGCGGGTCAAAGCGATGATGAGCAAGGTTGGACTCCTGCCGAGTCACATCAACCGCTATCCGCATGAGTTTTCCGGCGGCCAATGCCAACGCATCGGCATCGCTCGGGCGATAATTTTGCAGCCCAAACTGATTATCTGCGACGAACCGGTTTCCGCGCTGGATGTGTCTATACAAGCACAGGTGGTGAATCTGTTGCAGCAGTTGCAGCGGGAGATGGGGCTGGCACTGATATTCATCGCTCATGACCTTTCGGTGGTGAAGCACATTTCCGACCGCGTTCTGGTCATGTATCTGGGACATGCGGTGGAGCTGGGGAAGGACAGCGCGCTATACCGCAATCCTCTGCACCCCTACACAAGGGCGCTGATGTCCGCAGTGCCGATCCCGGATCCGGACAAAGAGCGCAACAAGCAGATTCAATTGCTGGAAGGGGATCTCCCATCACCCATCAATCCGCCGTCAGGCTGCGTATTCCGTACACGTTGTCCGATAGTCGGACCTGAGTGCAGCCAAACGCGTCCGCAATTGGAGGGGGGGATTGACCACGCGGTCTCTTGTCTGAAAGTGGAGTCGTTATCGTAA
- a CDS encoding YciC family protein: MPITASALYRDTMNFTRNQFVSILLLSLLASLITVVLGHLFTPGSEQLQILNDSNIGLSAGEQLGLSDLIQQMSPEQQMVLLKASAAGTFASLVGNTLLVGGLLLLIQMVSAGTPTSALRAIGASLPILPRLLLLILICTLLIQLGMLFLIVPGVLLAIALSLSPVISGTEKHGIWASMRHSSKLVFANFRITAPAVLLWLVAKVVLLLLVARLPLAAPTVMAIVINGLSNFISALLLIYLFRLYMLLRN, from the coding sequence ATGCCTATCACGGCCAGTGCTTTGTACCGTGACACAATGAATTTCACGCGTAACCAATTCGTCAGCATCCTCCTGCTGTCGCTGCTGGCATCGCTTATTACCGTTGTTTTGGGGCATTTGTTTACTCCGGGAAGTGAACAACTGCAAATACTCAACGATTCTAATATTGGCCTCTCCGCGGGCGAACAGCTGGGTCTTAGCGATCTCATTCAGCAAATGTCTCCCGAGCAGCAAATGGTATTGTTGAAAGCGTCCGCAGCGGGCACCTTTGCCTCACTGGTGGGCAATACGCTGCTCGTTGGCGGCTTACTGCTGCTGATTCAGATGGTATCTGCCGGCACGCCCACCAGCGCATTGCGGGCTATTGGCGCCTCTCTGCCGATTTTGCCTCGCCTTTTACTGCTGATCCTTATCTGCACGTTGCTGATTCAATTGGGCATGCTGTTTCTCATTGTGCCGGGCGTTTTGTTGGCCATTGCCCTCAGTCTATCGCCGGTGATCAGCGGGACGGAAAAGCACGGTATTTGGGCTTCAATGCGACACAGCAGCAAACTGGTCTTCGCCAATTTTCGCATCACCGCGCCAGCCGTGCTGCTGTGGCTGGTCGCTAAAGTGGTATTGCTGCTGTTGGTCGCGCGTCTACCGTTGGCGGCGCCTACCGTGATGGCTATCGTCATTAACGGCCTGAGCAATTTCATCTCAGCGCTGCTGCTCATCTATCTGTTCCGTCTCTATATGCTGCTGCGTAACTGA
- the trpB gene encoding tryptophan synthase subunit beta, with protein MTLLNPYFGEFGGQYVPQILVPALRQLEEAFVSAQRDPEFQAEFIDLLQNYAGRPTALTLCKNLTAGTRTKLYLKREDLLHGGAHKTNQVLGQALLAKRMGKTEIIAETGAGQHGVATALACALLGLKCRVYMGSKDVERQSPNVFRMRLMGAEVIPVHSGSATLKDACNEAMRDWSGHYDKAHYLLGTAAGPHPFPTIVREFQRMIGEETKAQMLEREGRLPDMVLACVGGGSNAIGMFADFIDEPSVKLVGIEPAGHGIESGEHGAPLKHGRTGIYFGMKSPMMQTADGQIEESYSISAGLDFPSVGPQHAYLNSIGRADYVSITDDEALDAFKALSRHEGIIPALESSHALAHALKIMQSDPEKEQLLVVNVSGRGDKDIFTVHDILKTRGEV; from the coding sequence ATGACATTACTTAATCCTTACTTCGGCGAGTTCGGCGGGCAATACGTTCCTCAGATTTTGGTCCCCGCCCTGCGTCAGCTTGAAGAAGCGTTCGTCAGCGCACAGCGCGATCCTGAGTTCCAGGCGGAATTCATTGACTTACTACAGAACTATGCAGGGCGGCCCACAGCGCTGACCCTGTGTAAAAATCTTACGGCAGGCACCCGCACTAAACTGTATCTGAAGCGCGAAGATCTGCTGCATGGCGGCGCGCACAAAACCAATCAGGTGCTGGGACAGGCGCTGCTGGCCAAGCGGATGGGCAAAACGGAAATCATCGCGGAAACCGGCGCCGGTCAACATGGCGTAGCGACGGCGCTGGCCTGCGCCCTGCTGGGCCTGAAATGCCGCGTGTACATGGGCAGCAAGGACGTCGAACGTCAATCTCCCAACGTGTTCCGCATGCGGCTGATGGGCGCGGAAGTGATCCCGGTACACAGCGGCTCTGCCACCCTGAAAGATGCCTGTAACGAAGCGATGCGCGACTGGTCTGGCCATTACGACAAGGCGCATTATCTGCTGGGCACCGCGGCAGGTCCGCATCCCTTCCCGACCATCGTGCGTGAGTTTCAGCGGATGATCGGTGAGGAAACCAAAGCACAGATGCTAGAACGTGAAGGTCGTCTGCCGGATATGGTGCTGGCCTGCGTGGGTGGCGGCTCTAATGCTATCGGTATGTTCGCCGACTTTATCGACGAGCCGTCCGTTAAACTTGTCGGCATTGAGCCTGCGGGACATGGCATTGAGAGCGGGGAGCACGGCGCGCCGCTAAAACATGGACGCACCGGGATTTACTTCGGCATGAAATCTCCGATGATGCAGACGGCGGACGGTCAGATTGAAGAGTCTTACTCTATCTCCGCCGGGCTGGACTTCCCGTCCGTCGGGCCTCAACATGCCTACCTTAACAGCATTGGCCGCGCCGACTATGTGTCGATTACCGATGATGAAGCGCTGGACGCGTTTAAAGCGCTGTCCCGCCATGAGGGCATCATTCCTGCGCTGGAGTCTTCCCACGCGCTGGCTCATGCGCTGAAAATCATGCAGTCCGACCCCGAAAAAGAACAGCTTCTGGTCGTCAACGTGTCGGGCCGCGGCGACAAAGACATTTTCACAGTGCACGACATTTTGAAAACACGGGGAGAGGTGTAA
- the trpA gene encoding tryptophan synthase subunit alpha, whose translation MERYHALFGCLAEKKEGAFVPFITLGDPSPEMSLRIIDTLVESGADALELGIPFSDPLADGPTIQGANLRALKAGVTPDHCFDILAAVRQKYPQLPIGLLIYANLVFNNGIDAFYARCAQVGVDSVLVADVPLEESTPFRTAAMRHDVAPIFICPPNADDDLLRAIASFGRGYTYLLSRAGVTGSENRAELPLNHLIDKLTEYHAAPPLQGFGISEPSQVEQSLKAGAAGAISGSAIVKIIEQYQQQPEDMLKQLGEFVSRMKAATRQPR comes from the coding sequence ATGGAACGTTATCACGCACTATTTGGATGTCTGGCAGAGAAAAAAGAAGGCGCATTCGTCCCCTTCATTACGCTGGGCGATCCTTCCCCTGAGATGTCTCTGCGCATCATCGATACGCTGGTAGAATCGGGCGCTGATGCGCTGGAACTGGGGATCCCGTTTTCCGACCCGCTGGCTGACGGGCCAACCATTCAGGGTGCCAATCTGCGCGCGTTAAAAGCGGGCGTCACACCGGACCACTGTTTCGACATTCTGGCGGCGGTGAGACAGAAGTATCCGCAGTTGCCCATCGGACTGCTGATATACGCGAATCTGGTGTTCAATAACGGCATCGATGCCTTCTACGCGCGCTGCGCGCAGGTTGGCGTGGACTCCGTACTGGTGGCGGATGTGCCGCTGGAAGAGTCGACGCCATTTCGCACCGCAGCGATGCGTCACGACGTCGCGCCGATCTTCATCTGTCCGCCCAATGCGGATGACGATCTGTTGCGCGCCATCGCTTCTTTCGGCCGCGGCTACACCTATCTGCTTTCGCGCGCCGGCGTAACCGGTTCGGAAAACCGTGCCGAGCTCCCCCTAAATCATCTCATCGATAAATTAACCGAGTACCACGCGGCTCCGCCGCTGCAGGGATTTGGCATCTCTGAACCTTCGCAGGTCGAGCAGTCGTTGAAAGCCGGGGCCGCCGGGGCGATTTCCGGTTCCGCTATCGTGAAAATCATTGAGCAATATCAGCAGCAGCCGGAAGACATGTTGAAACAGCTGGGCGAGTTCGTCAGCCGTATGAAAGCGGCGACACGCCAGCCGCGTTAA
- a CDS encoding YciY family protein yields the protein MKRSPNEVSRWRMQRQVQRRRRRWLEAQSRSYRHIHSARYLQQKKQRRSLLYAVAYEW from the coding sequence ATGAAACGCAGCCCTAATGAAGTCAGCCGCTGGCGCATGCAACGCCAGGTTCAGCGCCGCCGGCGCCGCTGGCTGGAGGCCCAGTCCCGCAGCTATCGTCATATCCACTCCGCCCGGTATTTACAGCAGAAAAAACAGCGCCGTTCGCTGCTCTACGCTGTCGCCTACGAATGGTAA
- a CDS encoding HI1450 family dsDNA-mimic protein has translation MDLNNRLTEDEALEQAYDIFLELAPDNLDPADILLFNLQFEERGGAELFDPSEDWQDHVDFDLNPDFFCEVVIGLAESEDAEINDVFARVLICREKDHKLCHILWKA, from the coding sequence ATGGATTTAAATAACCGCCTGACCGAAGACGAAGCGCTGGAGCAGGCATACGACATCTTTCTGGAATTAGCCCCGGATAATCTCGACCCCGCAGACATCTTACTGTTTAATTTGCAATTTGAAGAACGCGGCGGCGCCGAACTGTTTGACCCGTCAGAAGACTGGCAGGATCACGTCGATTTCGATCTGAATCCGGACTTCTTCTGCGAAGTCGTGATCGGCCTGGCCGAGAGCGAGGACGCGGAAATTAATGATGTGTTCGCCCGCGTGCTGATTTGCCGCGAAAAAGACCATAAGCTGTGCCACATTTTGTGGAAAGCGTAA
- the trpCF gene encoding bifunctional indole-3-glycerol-phosphate synthase TrpC/phosphoribosylanthranilate isomerase TrpF gives MQDTVLTKIVRDKAVWLEQRRQQQPLADFQSQIVPSQRSFYQALKQTRPAFILECKKASPSKGLIREDFDPAAIAQVYEDYASAISVLTDEKYFQGNVEFLARVSAAVHQPVLCKDFIIAPYQIYLARYYQADAILLMLSVLDDSQYRQLAEVAHSLKMGVLTEVSNPQELERAIALKAQVVGINNRDLRDLSIDLNRTRTLAPQLPPDVTVISESGISRYAQIQALSRYADGFLIGSSLMSESDLTMAVRRVMLGDNKICGLTRAEDAEAAYQAGTVYGGLIFVESSPRCVTLQQAADVMAGAPLRYVGVFRNAPLSDIATAAYELRLTAVQLHGDEDAAYIAALRQQLPAGCQIWQAVSVGESLPNLERAHIDRIVLDNAQGGSGKAFNWQVMEGAKLDNVLLAGGISPDNADRAATFGCAGLDMNSGVESQPGIKDARKIQSVFRTLRIAQQNRTSLHK, from the coding sequence ATGCAGGACACCGTGTTAACCAAAATCGTGCGGGATAAAGCCGTCTGGCTCGAACAACGTCGTCAACAGCAGCCGCTGGCGGATTTCCAGTCACAGATCGTACCGAGCCAACGCAGCTTTTATCAGGCGCTGAAACAGACTCGACCTGCATTTATTCTGGAGTGCAAAAAAGCCTCGCCCTCGAAAGGGCTGATTCGCGAAGATTTCGATCCGGCGGCGATCGCGCAGGTTTATGAAGACTACGCCTCGGCGATTTCCGTCCTGACGGATGAAAAATATTTCCAGGGCAACGTTGAGTTTTTGGCCCGCGTCAGCGCGGCGGTTCACCAGCCCGTGCTGTGCAAAGACTTTATTATCGCTCCCTATCAGATCTATCTGGCCCGCTACTATCAGGCGGATGCGATTCTGCTGATGCTTTCCGTGCTGGATGATAGCCAATACAGGCAGTTGGCTGAGGTGGCGCATAGTCTGAAAATGGGCGTTCTTACCGAAGTAAGCAACCCGCAGGAGTTGGAGCGGGCGATTGCGCTGAAGGCTCAGGTCGTCGGCATCAATAACCGCGACCTGCGTGACCTGTCCATCGATCTCAACCGGACACGCACACTTGCGCCTCAGCTTCCGCCGGACGTGACCGTCATCAGCGAATCCGGCATCAGCCGCTATGCGCAGATCCAGGCGCTGAGCCGCTATGCCGACGGCTTTCTCATCGGCAGTTCGCTGATGTCGGAATCCGACCTGACTATGGCGGTTCGCCGGGTCATGCTGGGAGACAATAAAATTTGCGGATTGACGCGCGCGGAAGACGCCGAAGCCGCTTATCAGGCCGGAACCGTCTACGGCGGTTTGATTTTCGTCGAGTCGTCGCCACGCTGCGTCACGTTGCAGCAAGCTGCTGACGTGATGGCCGGCGCGCCGCTGCGCTATGTCGGCGTGTTCCGCAACGCGCCGTTAAGCGACATCGCCACCGCCGCCTATGAGCTTCGACTGACGGCAGTACAGCTACATGGCGACGAAGATGCGGCTTACATCGCGGCATTGCGTCAACAATTGCCTGCGGGCTGTCAAATCTGGCAGGCCGTCAGCGTCGGCGAATCCCTGCCCAACCTTGAGCGCGCCCATATTGATCGCATCGTATTGGATAACGCCCAAGGCGGCAGCGGCAAGGCATTCAACTGGCAAGTGATGGAAGGCGCGAAGCTCGATAACGTGCTGCTGGCCGGCGGTATTTCCCCGGATAACGCCGACCGCGCCGCCACGTTCGGGTGCGCGGGACTGGATATGAACTCCGGCGTGGAGTCGCAGCCGGGCATCAAGGATGCGCGAAAAATCCAGTCGGTGTTTAGAACGCTACGAATCGCGCAACAAAATCGTACCTCATTGCATAAATAA
- the yciA gene encoding acyl-CoA thioester hydrolase YciA, giving the protein MSDQDFLPHGELVLRTLAMPADTNANGDIFGGWIMSQMDIGGAILAKEIAHGRVVTVRVDGMTFLKPLAVGDVVCCYAHCLKTGRSSININVEVWVKKVSSEPIGQRYRATEASFTYVAVDEAGKSRELPEGKRHFIAGNL; this is encoded by the coding sequence ATGAGCGACCAAGACTTTCTACCCCACGGGGAGCTGGTATTACGCACTCTGGCGATGCCTGCCGACACCAACGCCAACGGCGATATTTTCGGCGGCTGGATCATGTCGCAGATGGATATCGGCGGCGCCATTCTGGCCAAAGAGATCGCGCACGGACGCGTGGTGACCGTGCGTGTTGACGGCATGACCTTTTTAAAACCGCTGGCGGTGGGCGATGTGGTTTGCTGCTATGCACACTGTCTGAAGACCGGCCGAAGCTCCATCAATATCAACGTCGAAGTCTGGGTGAAGAAAGTGTCTTCCGAGCCCATCGGACAACGTTACCGCGCCACGGAAGCGTCATTTACCTATGTTGCGGTGGATGAAGCGGGAAAATCACGGGAACTGCCCGAGGGAAAAAGACACTTTATAGCAGGAAACCTTTAG
- a CDS encoding septation protein A: MKQLLDFLPLVVFFVFYKLYDIYVASGALIASTALALVISWFIYRKIEKMMWVTFAMVTVFGTLTLVFHNDEFIKWKVTVIYTLFALILLVSQFVMKKNVIQQMLGKEITLPHQVWARINVAWAAFFFLCGLANVYVAFRLPQSTWVNFKVFGLTGATLVFTLLCGVYLYRHLPADKNAAEENSENDHHP; this comes from the coding sequence ATGAAGCAACTTCTTGATTTTCTTCCCCTGGTGGTATTTTTCGTTTTTTATAAGCTGTACGACATTTATGTCGCCTCCGGTGCGCTGATAGCTTCAACCGCGCTTGCTCTGGTGATCAGTTGGTTCATCTATCGCAAAATCGAAAAAATGATGTGGGTTACGTTTGCGATGGTGACGGTATTCGGAACGCTAACGCTGGTCTTTCATAATGATGAGTTCATCAAATGGAAGGTTACGGTGATTTACACCCTATTCGCATTAATCCTGCTGGTCAGTCAGTTCGTCATGAAAAAAAACGTGATTCAGCAAATGCTGGGAAAAGAGATCACGCTGCCCCATCAGGTGTGGGCGCGAATCAATGTCGCCTGGGCGGCCTTTTTCTTCCTCTGCGGACTGGCGAATGTGTATGTCGCCTTCAGACTGCCGCAAAGCACCTGGGTAAACTTCAAAGTTTTTGGATTGACCGGTGCTACATTGGTATTTACTTTACTCTGTGGGGTCTACCTCTACCGCCATTTACCCGCTGACAAAAACGCGGCGGAAGAGAACAGCGAGAACGACCACCATCCTTAA
- a CDS encoding YkgJ family cysteine cluster protein: protein MAESVNPCIRCGACCGYFRVSFYWAEGNDAAGPVPVELSEPLTPFLRCMQGTNSKTPRCAALDGTIGESVSCRIYASRPSPCREFTASGENQRPNDACDRARAHYGMPPLTLSDLIPPAEESLE from the coding sequence ATGGCAGAAAGTGTGAATCCGTGTATACGGTGCGGCGCCTGCTGCGGTTATTTTCGTGTATCGTTCTATTGGGCCGAAGGCAACGATGCCGCGGGTCCGGTTCCGGTCGAACTGTCTGAGCCGTTAACCCCGTTTTTGCGCTGTATGCAGGGCACCAACAGCAAAACCCCGCGCTGTGCTGCATTAGACGGTACTATCGGCGAGTCCGTCAGCTGTCGCATCTATGCCAGCCGCCCCTCGCCCTGTCGTGAGTTCACCGCGTCCGGAGAAAACCAGCGTCCGAACGACGCCTGCGACCGGGCGAGAGCGCATTACGGCATGCCGCCGCTGACACTCAGCGATCTGATCCCGCCAGCAGAAGAAAGTCTGGAATAA
- the cls gene encoding cardiolipin synthase codes for MTTFYTVLSWMLVFSYWLLIASVTLRILMKRRTVPSAMAWLLVIFILPLFGIVAYLSFGELHLGKQRAERARKMWPSTAKWLRELKSYSRIFATENSEVASALFQLCERRQGIAGVKGNQLQLITSFPETIKALVRDIELARTNVEMVFYIWQQGGLVDEVMAALQTAAKRGVHCRVLLDSAGSRTFLRSRCPDILRSSGIEVVEALRVNIFRAFLRRMDLRQHRKVILIDNRIAYTGSMNMVDPRYFKQNAGVGQWIDLMVRAEGPAATTMGVIYSCDWEMETGERVLPPPPDVNIMPFEQERGHTIQVIASGPGYPEDMIHQALLISVYAARRRLIMTTPYFVPSDDLLHAICTAAQRGVDVSIIVPHKNDSVLVGWACKAFFSELLNAGVKIYQFQGGLLHTKSVLVDDQLCLVGTVNLDMRSLWLNFEITMVIDDADFGSDLACVQDDYFARSRLLDEEKWQKRPYWQRIVERLFYFFSPLL; via the coding sequence ATGACAACTTTTTATACGGTATTGAGCTGGATGTTGGTATTCAGCTATTGGCTGTTAATTGCCAGCGTCACGCTACGCATTTTAATGAAGCGACGGACTGTTCCCTCCGCCATGGCCTGGCTGCTGGTGATTTTTATTCTTCCGCTTTTCGGCATCGTCGCCTATCTGTCTTTCGGCGAACTGCATCTGGGTAAACAACGCGCCGAACGCGCCCGCAAAATGTGGCCATCCACCGCAAAGTGGCTGCGAGAACTCAAAAGTTACAGCCGAATTTTCGCCACCGAAAACAGTGAAGTTGCGAGCGCCCTGTTTCAACTCTGTGAGCGGCGTCAGGGGATCGCCGGCGTCAAAGGCAACCAGCTACAGCTCATCACGTCCTTTCCCGAGACCATCAAAGCATTGGTACGCGACATTGAACTCGCGCGCACCAACGTCGAAATGGTGTTTTATATCTGGCAACAGGGCGGACTCGTCGATGAAGTCATGGCCGCATTGCAAACGGCGGCAAAACGTGGCGTCCATTGCCGCGTTCTGCTGGACTCCGCGGGCAGCAGAACCTTTCTGCGCAGCAGATGCCCGGACATCCTGCGCTCCTCTGGCATTGAGGTGGTCGAAGCGCTGCGGGTAAATATTTTTCGTGCGTTCCTGCGCAGAATGGATTTACGTCAGCACCGCAAGGTCATTCTGATCGATAACCGCATTGCTTATACCGGTAGTATGAACATGGTCGATCCTCGCTACTTCAAGCAGAATGCCGGCGTCGGTCAGTGGATCGACCTGATGGTGCGCGCGGAAGGGCCAGCAGCCACCACGATGGGTGTGATTTACAGTTGCGACTGGGAGATGGAAACCGGCGAACGCGTGCTGCCGCCACCGCCGGACGTCAATATCATGCCGTTTGAGCAAGAGCGCGGCCACACCATTCAGGTGATTGCCTCCGGGCCCGGCTACCCCGAGGACATGATCCATCAGGCGCTTCTGATTTCGGTTTACGCCGCGCGTCGCCGTCTGATTATGACGACGCCCTACTTCGTTCCGAGTGACGATTTGCTGCATGCCATCTGTACCGCGGCACAGCGAGGCGTAGACGTCAGCATTATCGTGCCGCACAAAAACGACTCGGTCCTGGTGGGATGGGCCTGTAAGGCCTTTTTCAGCGAACTACTCAATGCCGGGGTGAAAATTTATCAATTCCAGGGCGGCCTGCTGCATACCAAAAGCGTACTGGTCGACGATCAACTGTGCTTAGTCGGCACCGTCAATCTCGACATGCGCAGTTTGTGGCTCAATTTCGAAATCACGATGGTAATCGACGATGCGGACTTCGGCAGTGATTTAGCCTGTGTTCAGGATGACTACTTCGCCCGTTCGCGCCTGTTGGACGAGGAGAAATGGCAGAAAAGGCCCTATTGGCAGCGTATCGTTGAGCGCCTGTTCTACTTTTTCAGCCCGCTGCTGTAA
- a CDS encoding YciI family protein, whose protein sequence is MFYVIFATDAADTSEKRQASRPDHLARLQTLRDQGRLLTAGPLPAVDSNDPGSAGFTGSVVIADFPSLAAAKSWADADPYVAADVYQQVIVKPYKQVF, encoded by the coding sequence ATGTTCTATGTTATCTTTGCAACTGACGCAGCAGACACTTCAGAGAAACGTCAGGCGTCGCGTCCAGACCATCTTGCACGACTGCAAACGCTGCGCGATCAGGGCCGTTTGTTGACCGCCGGACCACTGCCGGCCGTAGACAGCAACGATCCGGGCAGCGCCGGTTTTACCGGTTCGGTTGTGATTGCCGACTTCCCTTCTCTGGCGGCAGCCAAAAGCTGGGCAGATGCCGATCCTTATGTCGCCGCTGACGTGTATCAGCAGGTCATCGTGAAACCATACAAACAGGTATTCTAA